The following are encoded together in the Triticum dicoccoides isolate Atlit2015 ecotype Zavitan chromosome 6B, WEW_v2.0, whole genome shotgun sequence genome:
- the LOC119320471 gene encoding AT-hook motif nuclear-localized protein 1-like, which yields MKRGRGRPVGFISRAAPVVAMPMPVPVTAATPTPAVVVSTPPPPAPMSSSVAAAAPTPPVGDVVGCASGANFTPHILNVATGEDINMKVISFSQQGPRAICILSANGVISNVTLRQHDSLGGTVTYEGRFELLSLSGSFTPTEKGGSRDRCGGMSVSLAAADGRVIGGGVAGLLVAASPVQVVVGSFLPSYQMEQNGKKPVIEMKTVAAQPAMGFTISSGGDMEDSYSGSQARSGKGASAFRVENWTAQPVASAPPAAEARRTPSSEAAKVPVSGG from the exons ATGAAGCGGGGCAGGGGCCGGCCCGTGGGGTTCATCAGCCGCGCGGCGCCCGTGGTGGCGATGCCGATGCCGGTGCCGGTGACGGCCGCCACGCCGACCCCCGCGGTGGTCGTCTCCACGCCGCCGCCCCCCGCGCCCATGTCCtcatccgtcgccgccgccgccccgacgccgcccgtaG GCGATGTGGTAGGGTGTGCTTCCGGTGCGAATTTTACACCTCATATCTTGAATGTTGCTACCGGTGAG GATATTAATATGAAGGTCATATCTTTCTCCCAACAAGGTCCAAGGGCGATTTGCATTCTGTCCGCAAATGGTGTGATTTCGAATGTTACGTTGCGTCAGCATGATTCTTTAGGTGGTACAGTGACTTACGAG GGCCGGTTTGAGCTGCTTTCCCTGTCGGGATCTTTCACGCCGACCGAGAAGGGCGGATCCAGAGACCGCTGCGGCGGGATGAGCGTCTCTCTAGCGGCCGCCGATGGCCGCGTCATCGGAGGCGGCGTGGCTGGCCTCCTTGTGGCCGCAAGCCCTGTTCAG GTGGTGGTTGGAAGCTTCCTTCCGAGCTACCAGATGGAGCAGAACGGCAAGAAGCCGGTGATCGAGATGAAGACGGTGGCGGCGCAGCCGGCCATGGGGTTCACCATCTCCAGCGGCGGCGACATGGAGGACTCGTACAGCGGCAGCCAGGCGCGGTCCGGCAAGGGCGCGTCGGCGTTCAGGGTGGAGAACTGGACCGCGCAGCCGGTGGCgtcggcgccgcccgccgccgaggCGAGGAGGACGCCGTCGTCGGAGGCGGCCAAAGTCCCCGTCTCCGGAGGGTGA